One genomic region from Natrinema caseinilyticum encodes:
- a CDS encoding AsnC family transcriptional regulator: MRDLDETDMEILQLLGDDARRPYSDIAEEVGLSGPAVSDRVKRLEEAGVIDGFTVDVNQSQLRAGVPVFVRATVPASEVDDARAAIAAADAVEHVFLTADGEILFYARAQVQQVREWLEGLLPVDDGVEYEVTLIDEAEWTPSLAGTSFALTCAECGNTVDSEGESTRIDGEVYHFCCPSCSSRFEGRYERLEEGV, translated from the coding sequence ATGCGCGACCTCGACGAGACCGACATGGAAATCTTGCAGCTCCTGGGCGACGACGCTCGCCGGCCGTACAGCGACATCGCCGAGGAGGTCGGCCTCTCCGGACCGGCCGTCTCGGACCGCGTCAAACGTCTGGAGGAAGCGGGAGTCATCGACGGCTTCACCGTCGACGTCAACCAGTCGCAGCTCCGAGCGGGGGTCCCGGTGTTCGTTCGGGCGACCGTCCCCGCGAGCGAGGTCGACGACGCCAGAGCGGCTATCGCGGCCGCCGATGCGGTCGAACACGTGTTCCTGACCGCGGACGGCGAAATCCTGTTCTATGCCCGCGCACAGGTTCAGCAGGTCCGCGAGTGGCTCGAGGGACTCCTCCCCGTCGACGACGGCGTCGAGTACGAGGTGACGTTGATCGACGAGGCCGAGTGGACGCCGTCGCTCGCCGGAACGTCGTTCGCGTTGACCTGCGCGGAGTGTGGCAACACCGTCGACAGCGAGGGAGAGTCGACCCGCATCGACGGCGAGGTGTACCACTTCTGCTGTCCCTCCTGTTCGAGCCGGTTCGAAGGGCGATACGAGCGACTCGAGGAGGGAGTTTGA
- a CDS encoding heavy-metal-associated domain-containing protein, with protein MNQTITVEGMSCEHCEQAVEDALEDVDGVTSAEADRETERAVVDGDADPQALVGAVDEAGYDAAAE; from the coding sequence ATGAATCAGACCATCACCGTCGAAGGCATGTCCTGTGAACACTGCGAGCAAGCCGTCGAAGACGCGCTCGAGGACGTCGACGGCGTGACGTCGGCGGAGGCCGATCGGGAGACAGAACGCGCGGTCGTCGACGGGGATGCGGATCCACAGGCGCTGGTCGGGGCGGTCGACGAGGCGGGGTACGACGCGGCAGCGGAGTGA
- a CDS encoding permease yields the protein MEPPLLEGVLESLRIGLGFLWTAAWAIIMGLTITSLVQVYVSKERMARVLGESDLASLTKATAFGAASSGCSFGAVAIAKGLFTKGAHVVNVLAFMFASTNLIVELGLMILLLLGWEFLVAELLGGVVLIAVMALIVRVTLPKALFDEVRAELDRRDHERGVTTDPTCGMEGTDEHAIVTDGGERLKFCSEGCLETYRQQTAGGGGWREELRSWGGWYKLGNQYRKEWSMIWTDVVAGFLVSGFVIVFVPQRVWNALFVQGDGLLVIAENAIVGVAIAVVSFVGSMGNVPFAVALWGGGISFAGVIAFVYADLITIPVLNVYRKYYGWAVMLYILGVFFVTMAFTGFLMELLFDALGIVPDLAGGETATEETYFQLDYTFYLNLVAFALSVFLLYVYRRGLGAPGQYRDPVCGMRTDDRGPNAAHGGETYYFCSTACKRTFEDAPAEFARQSSSDSDSEAAHDHH from the coding sequence ATGGAACCGCCCCTTCTCGAGGGGGTTCTCGAGTCGCTCCGGATTGGTCTCGGGTTCCTCTGGACGGCGGCGTGGGCGATCATCATGGGGCTCACGATCACGAGTCTCGTACAGGTGTACGTGTCGAAGGAGCGAATGGCGCGGGTACTCGGGGAGAGCGACCTCGCGAGCCTCACGAAGGCGACGGCGTTCGGCGCCGCGAGCAGCGGTTGCAGCTTCGGTGCAGTCGCCATCGCGAAGGGGCTCTTCACCAAGGGGGCTCACGTGGTGAACGTTCTCGCGTTCATGTTCGCCTCGACGAACCTGATCGTCGAACTCGGATTGATGATCCTGCTCCTCCTGGGGTGGGAGTTTCTCGTCGCGGAACTCCTCGGCGGGGTCGTTCTCATCGCCGTCATGGCCCTCATCGTCCGGGTGACGCTCCCGAAGGCGCTATTCGACGAGGTCCGGGCGGAACTCGATCGGCGAGACCACGAGCGCGGCGTTACGACGGACCCGACGTGTGGTATGGAGGGAACGGACGAACACGCCATCGTGACCGACGGCGGCGAGCGGCTGAAATTCTGTTCGGAGGGGTGTCTCGAGACCTATCGCCAGCAGACGGCGGGCGGCGGTGGGTGGCGCGAGGAACTCCGTTCCTGGGGCGGGTGGTACAAACTCGGCAACCAGTACCGGAAAGAGTGGTCGATGATCTGGACGGACGTCGTCGCGGGGTTTCTCGTCTCGGGGTTCGTCATCGTGTTCGTCCCGCAGCGGGTCTGGAACGCGCTGTTCGTCCAGGGCGATGGGCTGTTAGTGATCGCCGAGAACGCGATCGTGGGCGTCGCGATCGCCGTTGTCAGCTTCGTCGGAAGCATGGGTAACGTCCCGTTCGCGGTCGCACTCTGGGGCGGTGGGATCAGCTTCGCGGGCGTCATCGCGTTCGTCTACGCCGACCTCATCACCATCCCGGTGTTGAACGTCTACCGGAAGTACTACGGCTGGGCGGTCATGCTGTACATCCTCGGCGTCTTCTTCGTAACGATGGCGTTCACCGGATTTCTCATGGAACTGCTCTTCGACGCGCTCGGAATCGTCCCGGACCTGGCCGGCGGCGAGACGGCCACCGAGGAGACGTACTTCCAGCTCGACTATACCTTCTACCTCAACCTCGTCGCGTTCGCCCTTTCCGTGTTCCTCCTGTACGTCTACCGTCGCGGACTCGGTGCACCCGGCCAGTATCGCGATCCAGTGTGTGGCATGCGAACCGACGATCGCGGTCCGAACGCCGCTCACGGGGGCGAGACGTACTATTTCTGCTCGACCGCCTGCAAGCGGACGTTCGAAGATGCGCCCGCGGAATTCGCGCGGCAGTCTTCGTCCGATTCGGATTCCGAAGCGGCTCACGATCACCACTAA